Sequence from the Kineosporia succinea genome:
TAGCAGTAGAGCAGCTCACCGGCGCTGGCGTGGCCGGAGACGTGCACCCGGGCGTTGCCCTGGTGCACGACCTTCGCGCCCAGGCGGGTCAGCCCGTTGATCACGCGGAACACCGAGTTCTCGTTGCCGGGGATGAGGGACGAGGCGAGCACCACGGTGTCGCCCACCCCCACCTCGACGCGGTGGTCGCGGTTGGCCATCCGCGAGAGTGCGGCCATCGGCTCACCCTGCGAGCCCGTGCACATCAGCACGACGCGCTCGTCGGGCAGGTCGCCCACGGCCTTGATGTCGATGAGGACACCCGGCGGGACGGTGAGGTAGCCCAGGTCGCGGGCGATACCCATGTTGCGCACCATCGAGCGGCCGACCAGGGCCACGCGGCGGTTGTGGGCGTGCGCGGCGTCGAGCACCTGCTGCACGCGGTGCACGTGCGAGGCGAACGAGGCCACGATGATGCGGCGCTCGGCCCCGGCGAACACCGAGTTCAGCACCGGGGTGATCTCGCGCTCGGAGATCGTGAAGCCCGGGACCTCGGCGTTGGTCGAGTCGGGCATGAACAGGTCGACGCCGGCCTCGCCGAGGCGGGCGAACGCGCGCAGGTCGGTGATCCGGCCGTCGAGCGGCAGCTGGTCCATCTTGAAGTCACCGGTGTGCAGGACGGTGCCCGCGGAGGTGGTGACGGCGACGGCCAGGGCATCCGGGATGGAGTGGTTCACCGCGACGAACTCGCAGCTGAACGGGCCGAACTCCTCGACCTGCCCCTCCTTCACGGCGAGCGTGATCGGGGTGATCCGGTGCTCCTTCAGCTTGGCCTCGACCAGGGCGAGGGTGAGCTGGGAGCCGACCAGGGGCAGGTCCTGCTTGAGACGCAGCAGGTAGGGCACCGCGCCGATGTGGTCTTCGTGGCCGTGCGTCAGCACCACGGCGACCACGTCGTCGAGACGGTCGGCGATGTAGGAGAAGTCGGGCAGGATCAGGTCGACGCCGGGCTGGTGGTCCTCCGGGAAGAGGACGCCGCAGTCGATGACCAGGAGCTTGCCCTGGTGCTCCAGCACCGCCATGTTGCGGCCGACCTCGCCGAGGCCACCGAGGGCGACGACGCGCAGGGCGCCGGCCCTGATGGCTCGCGGGGATCCGAGCTCGCTGAGGGTCTTGGTCACGCGGTCACCTCGCGGCGCGCGTCAGTGCCGGCGCGCGTCGAGAGCGCAGAGCCGGTGTGATTTGCCAGGTTCAAAGAAGTTTTGCCTCCTCGAGGTCGCTGCGCAGCAGCGCTACCTCCTCGTTCGTCGCCGCCATCTGCGGCAGTCGTACTGTTCTTGTGGGCAGTACACCCATGAGTTCCAGGGCGGCCTTCGCCATCACCGCGCCCTGTGCGCGGGTCATGACGCCGCGCACCGCGGGCAGTACCTCGGAGTTGATCCGCCGCGCGGTGACCAGGTCACCTGCGTCGACGGCCTCCACCATCCGGCGGTAGGGCCCGGCCGCGACATGGCCGACGACACTGATCATGCCGGAGGCGCCGATGCTGAGCCAGGGCAGGTTCAGCTGATCGGAGCCGGAGTACACCTCCAGGCCGGTGCTCTCGAGCAGCCAGGCCCCGGCGTACAGATCGTCTTTCGCATCCTTCACCGCGACGATACGCGGGTGCTCGGCCAGCGTCAGCAGCGTCTCGGTCTGGATCGGGATCCCCGAGCGGCCCGGGATGTCGTAGAGCATGACCGGCAGGCCGGTGGCGTCGGCGACCGCGGTGAAGTGCGCGACCAGACCGGCCTGCGAGGGCTTGGAGTAGTAGGGCGTGACCGCGAGCAGGCCGTTCGCGCCGGCCTTGGCGGCCTGGCGGGCGAGCTCGAGCGTGTGCGCCGTGTCGTTGGTGCCGATGCCCGCGATGATCACCGCGCGGTCGCCGGCGGCCTCGACCACGGCGCGCAGCAGCTGGTCTTTCTCGGCGTCGCTGGTGGTGGGCGACTCACCGGTGGTGCCGGACACCACGAGAGCGTCAGTGCCCGCCTCGACCAGGTGCACCGCCAGCTTCTGGGCGGCCTCGAGGTCGAGCTCTCCGGTGGCGGTGAACGGCGTGACCATGGCCACGCCGACGGAACCGAAGGATCGGGTGACGGGTTCCACGGGCATGGCGCAAAGGTACCGGGCGCCGGGGTGTGCGCGGCGACGGCCGACCGGGGACGCGCGGGCCCAGGCCACGCCGGGCGCAAGAGCTCCGGCCCACCCTACGCCGCACCCGCACAATCGGGCCGGAACACCGGCCGCGAGCAAGAATTTACGGCGGGACGGCCCGGACGTGAGTGAGTCCCGACGCTGACTCGCTCGGGGGTTCGAGCAGCGTCGGGACTCGCACAGCTCATCGGTCTGCCACGGGACGGTGTTACCGAAACCCGCGACACGTGCCACGGGTCACACGTCCGGCGTACGCCGATAGGTGGTGAAGCGGTACCGGGTGCCCGTGCGCGACTCCAGCCAGTCACCGGGCTCGCCCTCCCATCCGGCCCCGATCGCGGGGGCGTGGGTGTCGCCCTCCACGTCCAGGTCGATCTCGGTGACGACCAGCTCGACGGCCAGGGGCAGGTACTCGGCGTAGACCGCTCCCCCGCCGATGACCCAGACGTCCTGCGCCCTCCCGAGCGCCTCCTGAGGCGAGTGCACCACGCAGGCTCCCGGCGCGTCCCACATCGGGTCGCGGGTGAGCACCAGGTTGAGCCGGTCGGGCAGCGGGCGGAAGCGCTCGGGCAGCGAGTCCCAGGTGGCCCGGCCCATCACCACCGCGGACCCCTTGGTCAGGCGGCGGAAGTTGGCCTGGTCCTCGGGGACGTGCCAGGGGATGTCGCCGTCCCGGCCGATCACCCCGCCGCGGGCCTGGGCCCAGATCATGCGCACGCGCATCAGACGGCCACCTGCGCGCGGATCGCCGGGTGCGGGTCGTAGTCGACGATCTCGAGGTCGGCGTAGGTGTACTCGAACAGGCTCGCGGCCGGGGTGATCCGGATCTGCGGGAACGGACGCACGTCGCGGCTGAGCTGCTCGGTCACCTGCTCGACGTGGTTGTCGTAGATGTGGCAGTCGCCGCCGGTCCAGATCAGCTCGCCCGGCTCCAGACCGGTCTGCTGCGCCACCAGGTGCAGCAGCAGCGCGTAGCTGGCGATGTTGAACGGCACGCCCAGGAAGAGGTCGGCGCTGCGCTGGTAGACCTGCAGGCTGAGCTCGCCGTC
This genomic interval carries:
- a CDS encoding ribonuclease J encodes the protein MTKTLSELGSPRAIRAGALRVVALGGLGEVGRNMAVLEHQGKLLVIDCGVLFPEDHQPGVDLILPDFSYIADRLDDVVAVVLTHGHEDHIGAVPYLLRLKQDLPLVGSQLTLALVEAKLKEHRITPITLAVKEGQVEEFGPFSCEFVAVNHSIPDALAVAVTTSAGTVLHTGDFKMDQLPLDGRITDLRAFARLGEAGVDLFMPDSTNAEVPGFTISEREITPVLNSVFAGAERRIIVASFASHVHRVQQVLDAAHAHNRRVALVGRSMVRNMGIARDLGYLTVPPGVLIDIKAVGDLPDERVVLMCTGSQGEPMAALSRMANRDHRVEVGVGDTVVLASSLIPGNENSVFRVINGLTRLGAKVVHQGNARVHVSGHASAGELLYCYNIIKPKNVMPVHGEMRHLVANAELAIKTGVPRERVLVAEDGVVVDLIDGKATMVGKIDCGLVYVDGSTVGEITEADLKDRRILGEEGFISIIVVVDPASGKVVAGPEIHARGFAEDEAVFDQVRPRIVDALRDAANNGTNTDTHQLQQIVRRVVGRWVNESYRRRPMIIPLVIEA
- the dapA gene encoding 4-hydroxy-tetrahydrodipicolinate synthase, with the translated sequence MPVEPVTRSFGSVGVAMVTPFTATGELDLEAAQKLAVHLVEAGTDALVVSGTTGESPTTSDAEKDQLLRAVVEAAGDRAVIIAGIGTNDTAHTLELARQAAKAGANGLLAVTPYYSKPSQAGLVAHFTAVADATGLPVMLYDIPGRSGIPIQTETLLTLAEHPRIVAVKDAKDDLYAGAWLLESTGLEVYSGSDQLNLPWLSIGASGMISVVGHVAAGPYRRMVEAVDAGDLVTARRINSEVLPAVRGVMTRAQGAVMAKAALELMGVLPTRTVRLPQMAATNEEVALLRSDLEEAKLL
- a CDS encoding dihydrofolate reductase; amino-acid sequence: MRVRMIWAQARGGVIGRDGDIPWHVPEDQANFRRLTKGSAVVMGRATWDSLPERFRPLPDRLNLVLTRDPMWDAPGACVVHSPQEALGRAQDVWVIGGGAVYAEYLPLAVELVVTEIDLDVEGDTHAPAIGAGWEGEPGDWLESRTGTRYRFTTYRRTPDV